A single region of the Campylobacteraceae bacterium genome encodes:
- a CDS encoding DM13 domain-containing protein, which translates to MKKIIISSIFILVSVISWWLLSPLFINVEVNEAVPISLSEHEKIKNSMQDSIIKDVIPTSLANQNKKLGSFVDGDSSHNVSGDLLLLTNNDSSYLRFENFDSTNGPDLYVVLSSNKNPKKDGLGKMLIIEKLKGNKGNQNYSLKGISLNEYESVLIYCKAFSVVFGYASIKE; encoded by the coding sequence ATGAAAAAAATAATTATAAGTAGTATTTTTATACTGGTATCCGTAATTTCTTGGTGGTTGCTTTCTCCTTTATTTATTAATGTTGAAGTCAATGAAGCTGTGCCTATTTCTTTATCTGAACATGAAAAGATAAAAAATTCTATGCAAGACAGTATTATAAAAGATGTTATTCCAACATCTCTTGCAAATCAAAATAAAAAACTGGGTTCTTTTGTAGATGGGGATTCTTCACATAATGTATCTGGAGATTTATTATTGCTTACAAATAATGACAGCTCATATTTACGTTTTGAAAATTTTGATTCTACAAATGGACCTGATTTATATGTGGTTTTATCTTCCAATAAAAATCCAAAAAAAGATGGCCTTGGAAAGATGTTAATAATTGAGAAACTAAAAGGAAATAAAGGAAATCAAAACTATTCTTTAAAAGGTATTTCTCTTAATGAATATGAATCCGTTTTGATATATTGTAAGGCTTTTTCTGTTGTTTTTGGTTATGCAAGTATAAAAGAATAA
- a CDS encoding glutamine--tRNA ligase/YqeY domain fusion protein — protein sequence MSESKDFLRVKVEEDLKKGKYSEIITRFPPEPNGFPHIGHAKSICINFGIARDYQGHCNLRMDDTNPTKEDTKYVDALKDAVKWLGFDWGDNVKFTSDYFPKIYDYAVTLIKMGKAYVDSINEEEMREFRGTVTSAGKRSKYAKRSIEENLELFSKMRKGEFKDGSHVLRAKIDMSAANMKLRDPLLYRIRHSHHFRTKDEWCIYPMYDFAHCLSDYIEGVSHSICTLEFENNRDIYNWVLDTLELKAPRPFQHEFARLGINYTVMSKRKLLELVEAKVVSGWDDPRLPTIAGYKRRGYTKESVLNFCDQIGIAKANSMVDVSQLEFCIRDDLNKKVPRVMCVLDPLKVTIENYEGIEEIDASYYPHDVPKEGSRKLPFSSEIYIEREDFMENPPKGYFRLTKDQAVRLRHGYIITCKEVIKDESGKIIEIKVNYHADSKSGSDSSSIKVKSAIHWVSAAQAKKVEVRVYDRLFKNEAPQGIEDINENSLQIIKTALIEPAVINDKINTRFQFERQGYFYADPLDYTDEKPVFNKIVGLKDSWTKKTNTDKPTEKIVNKKAQIDGEITAMNKEQQDLFDKYTNELKLNAEVANILARDEKLSSFYEETLSFLSSPISLANMVANEVARELKEKESKDLKFTANQISKLVKMLDDELISSKIAKQVFEEMIKEGEDPTKIVEDKGLIQISDPAKILPIIDEIMTNNADNVAKFKAGNKKLLGFFVGQVLKKTAGKANPKVVNELVAQKLQ from the coding sequence ATGAGTGAAAGTAAAGATTTTTTACGTGTCAAAGTGGAAGAAGATTTAAAAAAAGGCAAATACAGCGAGATTATTACACGATTTCCTCCTGAGCCTAATGGTTTTCCACATATTGGACATGCTAAGTCTATTTGTATAAATTTTGGAATTGCACGAGATTATCAAGGACATTGTAACCTTAGAATGGATGATACAAACCCCACAAAAGAAGACACAAAATATGTAGATGCATTAAAAGATGCAGTGAAGTGGCTTGGTTTTGACTGGGGAGATAATGTAAAATTTACTTCTGATTATTTTCCCAAAATATATGACTATGCTGTTACTTTAATAAAAATGGGCAAAGCCTATGTTGATAGTATCAATGAAGAAGAAATGCGTGAGTTTAGAGGAACAGTAACAAGTGCTGGAAAAAGAAGTAAATATGCCAAACGTTCAATAGAAGAGAACTTAGAGCTTTTTTCTAAAATGAGAAAAGGCGAGTTTAAAGATGGTTCTCATGTTTTAAGAGCAAAAATTGATATGAGTGCAGCTAATATGAAATTAAGAGATCCTCTTTTATATCGTATCAGACATTCACATCATTTTAGAACAAAAGATGAGTGGTGCATTTACCCTATGTATGATTTTGCACATTGTTTATCTGATTATATTGAAGGGGTAAGCCATTCTATTTGTACGCTTGAATTTGAAAACAATCGTGATATTTACAATTGGGTATTAGATACTCTTGAACTTAAAGCCCCTCGTCCCTTTCAACATGAATTTGCGCGTTTGGGCATTAATTATACGGTTATGAGCAAAAGAAAACTTTTAGAACTAGTAGAAGCAAAAGTAGTTTCAGGATGGGATGACCCAAGACTTCCTACCATTGCTGGATATAAAAGAAGAGGTTATACCAAAGAATCTGTTTTAAATTTTTGTGATCAAATTGGAATAGCTAAAGCCAATTCAATGGTAGATGTTTCCCAACTTGAATTTTGTATAAGAGATGATTTAAATAAAAAAGTTCCACGTGTTATGTGTGTTCTTGATCCTTTAAAAGTAACAATAGAAAACTATGAAGGCATAGAAGAAATTGATGCTTCTTATTATCCACACGATGTTCCTAAAGAAGGATCTCGAAAACTTCCTTTTTCAAGTGAAATCTATATTGAACGTGAAGATTTTATGGAAAATCCTCCAAAAGGATATTTCAGACTTACGAAAGATCAAGCAGTAAGACTTAGACATGGATACATAATCACGTGTAAAGAAGTTATTAAAGATGAAAGTGGAAAAATAATAGAAATAAAAGTCAACTATCATGCTGATTCTAAAAGTGGAAGTGACTCTAGTTCTATAAAAGTAAAAAGTGCGATTCATTGGGTAAGTGCAGCGCAGGCTAAAAAAGTAGAAGTAAGAGTTTATGATCGTTTATTTAAAAATGAAGCCCCCCAAGGGATAGAAGATATCAATGAAAACTCTTTACAAATTATTAAAACGGCTTTAATTGAACCTGCTGTTATAAATGATAAAATAAATACCAGATTTCAGTTTGAAAGACAGGGATATTTTTATGCTGATCCACTTGATTATACAGATGAAAAACCTGTATTTAATAAGATTGTAGGACTAAAAGACTCTTGGACTAAAAAAACAAATACAGATAAACCTACAGAAAAAATAGTAAATAAAAAAGCACAAATAGATGGTGAAATTACAGCTATGAATAAAGAGCAACAAGATTTATTTGATAAGTATACAAACGAACTTAAATTAAATGCAGAAGTAGCTAATATTTTAGCAAGAGATGAAAAACTCTCTTCTTTTTATGAAGAAACACTAAGCTTTCTTTCAAGTCCAATAAGTTTAGCAAATATGGTAGCAAATGAAGTAGCAAGAGAACTAAAAGAAAAAGAGTCAAAAGACCTAAAATTTACAGCAAATCAAATTAGCAAACTTGTAAAAATGTTAGATGATGAACTTATTTCAAGTAAAATAGCAAAACAAGTATTTGAAGAAATGATAAAAGAAGGAGAAGATCCAACAAAAATAGTTGAAGATAAAGGGCTTATACAAATAAGCGATCCTGCTAAAATTTTACCAATAATTGATGAAATAATGACAAACAATGCAGATAATGTTGCAAAGTTTAAAGCAGGAAACAAAAAACTCTTAGGCTTTTTTGTAGGACAAGTTCTTAAAAAAACAGCTGGAAAAGCAAATCCAAAAGTAGTAAATGAACTCGTAGCACAAAAGTTACAATAA
- a CDS encoding ankyrin repeat domain-containing protein — MKTDISQEEERRYEQLQIIALDYARTGESKELEKMIKAGMSVNLTTHKEDSLLMLASYNGNYETCKMLISYKARLNQKNQRGQTPLEGVCFKGYLNIVKLLVENKAEVNSKAIMYASIFGNIDIVKYLKSKKTNVSIMMRILEVFSAFVACFKVKAQQ; from the coding sequence ATGAAAACAGATATAAGCCAAGAAGAAGAAAGACGATATGAACAATTACAAATAATTGCTCTTGATTATGCAAGAACAGGAGAGAGTAAAGAACTTGAAAAAATGATTAAAGCAGGAATGAGTGTCAATTTAACAACGCATAAAGAGGATAGTTTATTGATGTTGGCTTCTTATAATGGAAACTATGAAACATGTAAAATGTTAATTTCATATAAAGCAAGATTAAATCAAAAGAATCAAAGAGGGCAAACACCCTTAGAAGGTGTTTGTTTTAAAGGTTATTTAAACATAGTAAAACTGTTAGTAGAGAATAAAGCAGAAGTGAATTCAAAAGCTATTATGTATGCAAGTATTTTTGGAAATATTGATATCGTAAAATACTTAAAATCTAAAAAAACAAATGTTTCTATAATGATGAGAATCTTAGAAGTTTTTTCTGCTTTTGTTGCTTGTTTTAAAGTTAAAGCCCAGCAGTAA
- a CDS encoding catalase: MKKLTSTAGNIIGDNQNSLSAGERGPVLMQDYYLIEKLAHQNRERIPERVVHAKGTAAHGKLTITHDITKFSKADLFSYIGKETPVFLRFSTVAGEKGAADAERDVRGFAIKFYTQEGNWDLVGNNTPVFFISDPYKFPDFIHTQKRDPKTNMRWSTGMWDFWSQNPESLHQTTILFSDRGLPTDLRHINGYGSHTYSFINKENERFWVKFHFKTQQGIETMTNEEAEKVVGKDRESSQRDLYEAILNKDFPRWDMHVQIMTQAQACTHEDNPFDLTKVWSHQDYPLIKVGVLELNRNPENYFNEVEQSAFSPSNTVRGIGLSPDKMLQARAFSYPDAHRYRVGTHYESLPINRPLNEVNTYHMDGAMNYKDIKEVEGVNYEPNTFDGPKEDEAFREPALDIEGKVDRYDKTKNNDYFKQPRALFNLMSASQKEQLFSNIAASMQGVPQYIIDKQLALYTQISKEYANGVKGALS; encoded by the coding sequence ATGAAAAAACTAACATCTACTGCTGGTAATATTATTGGAGACAATCAAAACTCTTTGAGTGCAGGGGAGAGAGGTCCTGTATTAATGCAAGATTATTATTTGATTGAAAAACTTGCCCATCAAAACCGAGAGCGAATACCTGAACGTGTAGTGCACGCAAAAGGTACAGCAGCTCATGGAAAACTAACCATTACTCATGATATTACCAAATTCTCAAAAGCAGATTTATTTTCTTATATTGGAAAAGAAACACCTGTTTTCCTTCGTTTCTCTACAGTTGCTGGGGAAAAAGGTGCTGCTGATGCAGAAAGAGATGTTAGAGGTTTTGCTATTAAGTTTTATACCCAAGAAGGAAACTGGGATTTAGTTGGAAATAATACGCCTGTATTTTTCATCTCCGATCCTTATAAGTTTCCTGATTTTATACATACTCAAAAAAGAGACCCCAAAACAAATATGCGTTGGAGTACTGGTATGTGGGATTTTTGGTCACAAAATCCTGAAAGTCTACATCAAACTACTATTCTTTTTTCAGATCGTGGTTTACCAACAGATTTAAGACATATTAATGGTTATGGATCGCACACTTACAGTTTTATAAATAAAGAAAACGAGAGATTTTGGGTTAAATTTCATTTTAAAACACAACAAGGCATAGAAACCATGACAAATGAAGAAGCCGAAAAAGTTGTAGGAAAAGACAGAGAGAGTTCCCAAAGAGACCTTTATGAAGCTATTTTGAATAAAGATTTTCCACGTTGGGATATGCATGTACAAATAATGACCCAAGCTCAAGCCTGTACACATGAAGACAATCCCTTTGATTTAACAAAAGTTTGGTCGCATCAAGATTATCCTTTAATAAAAGTAGGTGTTTTAGAGCTTAATAGAAATCCTGAAAACTATTTTAATGAAGTAGAACAATCTGCTTTTAGCCCTTCTAATACTGTAAGAGGGATTGGTCTTTCCCCTGATAAAATGTTACAAGCAAGAGCTTTTTCTTACCCAGATGCCCACAGATACAGAGTAGGTACCCATTATGAAAGTCTTCCTATTAACAGACCCTTAAATGAAGTAAATACCTATCATATGGATGGGGCTATGAACTATAAGGATATAAAAGAAGTTGAAGGGGTTAATTATGAACCCAATACTTTTGATGGGCCCAAAGAAGATGAAGCGTTTAGAGAACCTGCTTTAGATATTGAAGGCAAGGTTGATAGATATGATAAAACAAAAAATAATGATTATTTTAAACAACCACGTGCTTTATTTAATTTAATGTCTGCCTCTCAAAAAGAACAACTTTTTTCAAATATAGCAGCTTCTATGCAAGGGGTGCCACAATATATTATTGATAAACAATTGGCCTTGTATACACAAATTTCAAAAGAGTATGCAAATGGGGTGAAAGGCGCTTTATCATGA